In the Ranitomeya imitator isolate aRanImi1 chromosome 2, aRanImi1.pri, whole genome shotgun sequence genome, TGATttcctggttcaccaatttattgatTTAAATTAAAAAGCCATACTGGCCCAATGTAGTCCAAGCATTCCGATGCagtccacaaatggaaacctgaaagGCCTAAAAGAGAGTTAAATGAATAAAGACAAGAGACAGTcgctcattcaccaatttattagccCCATAGCTCCGACATAGTCCATAGCACTCCTACGAGGTCCACCAATTCTGTAGTACAACCTTTTGAGCCTTGTTCTGAGATAAAAAGCTTCATAGGTCACTCCAGGACAGACTGTGACCTGGAAGTCAGAGATGTGTTCAGGCATCTTCTCAATGCTGTTCCTATTCCATTTGAGTGCTGTTTCAATCCTTTTCAGCAATTTTCCTGCCCTCTTGTTAGAGTCTTCTGGAAAAATGTTTGAGATTCTCATTGACTTTcattatactcggtactcgaggcaAGGCTCTCCAACCTACTGGATTTGAGTAACCAGGACTCAAGCATTTTGCTAGATACAATTGATGACACTTCGGGGAATCTTCATGAATATATGACTAATACTTGCTGGATATTCTGCTTTCAGGACTGGTTCCACCTGTAAGTCCTATTAAAAAATTCAGGAGAAGATCCTTTCAAATCCGCGATGTAAGACCCATCAGATGTCAAATGTCAGAACAAATGCACATACTGTACGTTACATAAAAATAATACATAACACGAGAAAACAAGAGAAAAGGGAGATTAACAAACATCCACCTCACAACCATTGAATTACTATATTATAAACTAATAATACCAGAAATATATTGCACAGGGGATATCGCAGCCAATTCCCACAAGAAGAATCCTGGAAACACAGAATTAGAAATGATTCTTCTCAGTTTCTATAGGACTTAATAGATTCCTGATTCTGGAGAGTAATAGAAATACGGCAGAAAACAGAGGAATAAGTTCAGAGAAGAAGCTTCATAGAAAGATATCAAAGTTACAAACTTCATTTAACCCTTTGTGAGAAAATGATTCCAGGGAAATCGAAAAAAGTTTCCTGTGTTGAGATTGTGAATTTGCTGCGGTCGCGTCTTCTAACACCGACCATCAGAGATCAGAACTTTTATCACCATCTCTGAGAAATGTCCGGCCACAGTGGTCTCACCAAACTTCTGCTCTTTTTCATTCTTTTTCTTGCAGTGGCTGCAGTGGATTTCATCCTAAATTCATAGAGCGGAATAGAGGAGCAATGTTTGTTCATTCTGATATTAATTGATCGTCCACTTTACCACAAAGGCATTTTACCGAGTAAATCATGCCAGAATTGTAGCAGGTAAAAAACatccaatatccacaggtgtcccttctaattggtaGGAAATCTATTATTTCTAATAATCCTCGAACCGTTCTGTCATGACAAACACTGAAAAATGCATGTAGGAGATTAGTCAGCAATTCAGCTTATGTTCCCGACCATACTAGACTAGAGAATATAACATCTACACGCTCAATCTACTGTAATGATATGTTTTCCCTTATTGTGTACAGTTATTGTATTATTACACTGAATTCTTTATGATATTACAGCAGCTCGTGGTCTTCCTATTCAGGTCCCTAtaatatcagatcctctcagtgagaggattttcctgatttacccatcacagatggatatggacagggacaagatggcggagaggatattacacctcaccctagagatcctcttccggcttactggagaggtgagagattctgatgacatcacattacatctagggttgagcgacttttcattttttgaggtcgagtcgggtttcacgaaacccgactttctcaaaagtcgggtcgagtgaaatcggccgatcttattgaaaaatcggggtcggggatcggccgaaacacgaaacccaatgcaaagtcaatgggaaattttctttttttatatttgcttcagcgcgataatgttgaaaagccagtaattcaattgtcggcttttcatttctcctgcctaaacccgacatgatatgagacatggtttacatacagtaaaccatgttatatccccctttttttgcatattacacactactaatgttagtagtgtgtatgtgcaaaatttcggcgctctagctattaaatttaagggttaaatcatggaaaaaattggcgtgggctcccgctcaattttctccgccagaatggtaaagccagtgaatgagggcagatattaatagcctggagagggtccatggttattgccccccctggctaaaaacatctgcccccagccaccccagaaaaggcacatctgtaagatgcgcctattctggcacttggccactctcttctcattcccgtgtagcggtgggatatggggtaatgaagggttaatgtcaccttgctattgtaaggtgacattaagccagattaataatggagaggcgtcaattctgacacctatccattattacttGGCAGTCAGGAGATAACTTTTGCaagataagaagtgaacaatttGTTTATTTGGTGCATCCAATTCAACatttttaaacgttttcggtctaatcacaagaccttcatcagaaatttttttttttgaataaTCACTTGATATATAGCAGACAAGAACAGTGGCGGTCTAGAACGGATCCGGCCTGGTGTTCCGTGAGTCGTGAGCTTTGTACAGGAGATGCTATAGACTGGAAGACGCAGAGAATCTGAAAAGGCCCAAATAGGTGCCAGCATCAGATGGGTTCCGGGAGAAGGAGGGCGCCTGAGAATCTGTGGATGGGAGCGACAAGCGCTGAAGGGAGCGATATGCTCGCAGGAGCAGGAGCGCTGAAAATTTGGAGGATGCCGGCGCCATGCTGCAGAAGCTGCGAAACTCCCGGGACTGGTGCAGCTTCTAGAATAAATAactctaattttgctaatctctctgggtgttgtagttccgccatcccctttattaattttcttgccctcatttgtactctctgtagttccattatatccttctgagcaacagtgcccaaaactgtacagagtactccatgtgcggtctaaccaaggatttgtacagaggcagtataatgctctcatcatgtgtatccagacgtcttttaatgcaccccatgatactgtttgccttggcagctgctgcctggcactggctgctccaggtaagtttatcattaactaggatccccaagtccttctccatgtcagaattacccagtggtttcccgttcagtgtgtaatggtgatattgattccttcttcccatgtgtataaccttacatttatcattgttaaacctcatctgccacctcttggcccaagtttccaacttatccagatccatctgtagcagaatactatcttctcttgtattaactgctttacatagttcggTATCatatgcaaatatcaatatttcactgtgtaaaccttctaccagatctttaatatgctgaagagaataggtcccaacaccgacccctgcggtaccccactggtcacagcgacccagttagagtaaAGAGGATGGAATCAGAGGAGAACAGGGCTGTATCTGGCAATATCCTTCAAGCGTTAGTAGGGGGGAGCTCTCCAATTGGCTGAAGCAGGGAGCAGATTTATTGTAGCTGGACAGaacacacacccatactgccagactggatggtactactGATCCTAGCGACCCTAATCCTAGTGGCTGGACAGAGTCTTCTGGTTCTGATGTCTCTTCCATCACCAGTGCAACCTGCAGAATGAATAAGGCAGCTCCAGTGACAAAAGTAGACATCACAGGAGcaaccctcagtgaattaatctataggagtagtgactattttgattCCACTGGCACTTTCTGCAAATTAGCAAGGAGTGGATGTTGGAAAGTGAAAACTGCAAATATActattttattacccaacacatagtgcccaggttgtgctccaggagacaaataAACACTATAGGTTAAGTGGGTTCTTCTCAttatagtaatgccaaatacatggatgcgtaatgtggtttgggcacactgcgAGCCTCAGAAGCAAGGGGAGATTTGACTTCGggagagcggattttgctggattggtttgtggaagccattttgcttttcaagAGACTTTTAGCCATTAATAATGTGTAAACCTCAttagtttttattggtatcatttttgactATATAACATTGTTTAGTGGCTTTTAATTccgtatttgggaggcagaataaacaatcaGTTGAGCACCAAGCTTCACTTGTCTATGTTATGAGATTTTCTATTAGACAATGAAttgtcattgtcttggtgaataattcaaattttcaatttttttttacataacttgccatttttactgACAGTTTAAATATaaaattcaaggatattttattcaaaacAATAATTGGTTTTatacttagcagatgactgtaccaggagatcagagggacagctgacgtcTTGTATTGTTatatcagatgatcttgagattacacagaatacaattgaagtgaataccATTACTCCAGAtaaaccatcatcccttcacagtaaagatctgtcatctgattctTTGATACTGGTCCCGTCTTCCGATTCATTACCGACCACTAAGGAAAATACAAGTcataaaataagcattaaaaaacgaactgctcctaaagcaaagaagccaTTTTCGCATTCAGAATATGGAACTAGTATTCCCATtgaaaagtcttttcttaaacatcaCAAAATTCCCACAGCGGcaaatagattttcttgttccaagtgtgggagatgttttaaccagaaatctgtTTTTCTTATGCACCAGAgaatacacacaggggagaagcaattttcctgttcagaatgtgggaaatgttatatccaGAAATtgaatcttgttatacaccaaagaactcacacaggggataagcctttttcctgttcacaatgtggaaaatattttaaccggaaagcgcatcttgatagccaccagagatctCACAAAGgagagaagccttattcatgttcccaatgtggaaaatgttttaaccggaaagcgcatcttgatagccaccagagatatCACAAAGAAGAGAAGCctctttcatgtccagaatgtgagaaatgttttaaccagaaatcagatttgattatgcaccagagaattcacacaggggagaaaccatttttatgtatagaatgtgggaaatgttttaagcagaAGTCATATTTTGTAAGGCACCAGAAAATCCACACAGGTGAAAAacttttttcatgttcagaatgtgggaaatgttttaactgtaaAGAACATCTTGATAACCACcatagaatccacacaggggagaagcctttttcctgttcagaatgtggaaaatgttttaaccagaaatcaactTTGGTTAACCACCAGAAAACCCATACAGggaagaaacctttttcatgttcagaatgtggaaaaaggtttaaccagaaatcatatcttgttaggcatcataaaattcacacaggggagaagccattttcctgtttacaatgtggaaaatgttttaaccggaaagctcATCTTGACAACCACcacagaacccacacaggagagaagcctttttcctgtttactatgtggaaaatgttttaacaggAAAGAACATGTTGataaccaccagagaacccacaaaggaaagaagcctttttcatgctcaaaatgtgggaaatgttttaaccagaaatcagatttgaataagcaccagagaacccacaccagaaagaagcctttttcctgttcacaatgtggaaaatgttttaaccggaaagcgcatcttgataaccaccagagaacccacacaggagtgaagtctttttcatgttcataatgtgggaaatgttttaaaggaAATCAAAAATTAATAAACATTAAACCTAGATTGGGTGCTGAAAGATAACCTCAGGTATATCCAAACGGAATAATAAAGGACAACAGTCAAGCACAAAAAATTCAAATGTTGATTATATACAAAGAAATTGTGCAAACAAGGCCATAGGTAAAGATAAAATCCAAaagtttattaccgtatatactcgagtataagccaacccgagtataagccgacccccctaattttgccacaaaaaactgggaaaacttattgactcgagtataagcctagggtggaaatgcagcatttaccggtgaatttcaaaaataaaaatagatcattatttccccatagctgtgccatatagtgctctgcaccgttcatattgccccatatctgtgccccatatatgctctgcaccgttcatttttgcccaatatctgtgccccatacagtgctctgcaccgttcatattgccccatagatgctgcacagatgccccatacagtgctctgcaccgttcattgtgccccatagatgctgcacagatgccccatacagtgctctgcaccgttcattttgccccatagatgctgcacagatgccccatatagtgctctgcagtgttcattgtgccccatacatgctgcacagatgccccatacagtgctctgcaccgttcattgtgccccatagatgctgcacagatgccccataaagtgctctgcagcgATCATTGTGCCCCAtaaatgctgcacagatgccccatacagtgctctgcagcgttcattgtgccccatagatgctgcacagatgccccatatagtgctctgcagcgttcattgtgccccatagatgctgcacagatgccccatacagtgctctgcagcgttcattgtgccccatagatgctgcacagatgccccataaagtgctctgcagcgATCATTGTGCCCCAtaaatgctgcacagatgccccatacagtgctctgcagcgttcattgtgccccatagatgctgcacagatgccccatatagtgctctgcagcgttcattgtgccccatagatgctgcacagatgccccatacagtgctctgcagcgttcattgtgccccatagatgctgcacagatgccccatatagtgctctgcagcgttcattgtgccccatagatgctgcacagatgccccatacagtgctttgcagcgttcattgtgccccatagatgctgcacagatgccccatatagtgctctgcagcgttcattgtgccccatagatgctgcacataaatctgtgccatagccgctgctgctgcaataaaaaaaaaaaaaacacatactcacctctcttgcttgcagctcccagcgtctcgttcggcgtctccccgctctgactgatcaggcagagggcgccgcgcacactatatgcgtcatcgcgccctctgacctgaacagtcagagcgcagacgccgggaagatggagcgacgcccggcggctgtaacgcggacaggtgaatattaaatactcacctagtcctggcggtcctcgcgctgtccctgccttcctccccgtcttctgtgctgcagcctcttcctgtcagcggtcaccggcaccgctgattagagacatgaataggcggctccgcccctatgggaggtggagccgcctattcatttctgtaatgagcggtcccacgtgatcgCTGAAGAGGGGaaaaagctgcagcacagaagacggggaggaaggcagggacagcacgaggatcgctgggactaggtaagtatacctcagcgccctcaccccctcacccgccgaccccaccgctaccgtgactcgagtataagccgagaggggcactttcagcccaaaaatttgggctgaaaatctcggcttatactcgagtatatacggtaattgacagagttattaaaaatatatatattatttgacCGGCTGAAGCAATGCAACAGTACACAACACACAACAGTACACAACACATCACATTAATCATAATAAAACCTCCTAAAGTATATTAAGTGCATAGAAGTCACAATTCAACCTCCAAATGTGCATTAAGCACAAAGACCTATATAGAGTGTAAATAAGCTAAAGTGTGCCAGTATATTAGCTTAATAAGATAAATAGTAAGTAGCACCACAGAGCTGGAGAATAAAATGCAAGTCCTGGTCCATACTCTCATGATCCAGTTCGGGGTTTGTTTTCTACTAtcatctctctggactggtcatgcgggggttaatcctTTCAGCCTCGTTttggagcccctgatgtgtctaaacaatgaaacccccacaagtgacaccattttggaaagtagaccccctaaggaacttatctagatgtgtggtgagcactttgacccatcaagtgcttcacagaagtttataatgcagagccgtaaaaataaaaaatcatattttttcacaaaaatgatcttttctcctccaattttttatttcctaagggtaacagaagaaattcgaccccaacagttgttgtgcaatttgtcctgagtacgctgatcccccatatgttcaggtaaaccactgtttgggcgcatggcagagctcggaagggaaggagcaccatttgacttttcaatgcaaaattgactggaattgagatgggaagccatgttgcgtttggagagccactgatgtgtctaaacattgaaatcccccacaagtgacaccattttggaaagtaaaccccctaaggaacttatctagaggtgtggtgagcactttgacccaccaagtgcttcacagaagtttataatgtagagtcgtaaaaataaaaaatcattttttttttcacaaaagtgaactttttgccccaattttttttattttcccaagggtgacagaagaaattggacgcaaaagttgtgcaacttgtcctcagtacgatgataccccatatgtgggggtaaaccactttttgggtgcatggcagagctcggaagggaaggagcgccgtttgacttttcaatgcaaaattgactggaattgagatgggacgccatgttgcgtttggagagccactgatgtgcctaaacatttaaaccccccacaaatgatatcattttggaaagtaaaccccctaaggaacttatatagatgtgtggtgataactttgaacctccaagtgtttcactacagtttataacgcagagccgtgaaaataaaaattattttttttccacaaaaattattttttaacccccagttttgtattttcccaaggctaacaggagaaattggaccccaaaagttgttgtccaatttgtcctgagtacgctgataccccatatgtggggggaaccaccatttgggcgcatggcagaggccagatcatgtttgattgcagtgtttcgggggttaatgtgccaggagcggtccgtgacaccCCCGTGCGTGCGGCTGATCACTTTAGAcggactatcctgtcggtggtcatacgggcccataccacctcaatgggatagtacgtctaatgtcagaaaggggttaagtagcggcacacatgaccaccggcagcagcaggaagccggtggctgacactgctcactactgaagagcaatgaatactcactgatcTCTGTGCACACAGTCCCGGcaagtgcaatcgcaacctggggtccaccatgcagagatgtaaaactgcagctaatatgAACAATGGCGGAACATCCAGCGAGCAATAGCCAGCTCGCACTGAGTTACACATCAGTCAGAGAATAGCACAGgaggctgtgtcactcgcacatagtaacataaaagatgatttgcagtagAGCTgagtcactcacacacagtaacagaAAAGATGCTCTGCGGTAGAGCTATGTCATTCGCACACAGTTAAAGAGCAGGTATGGCGCTAAACACgacccctgttaacttcacaggtgATCGGAACCTGCACACAGGGTAAATAGCAACCGGTGGTCAAACAACCAGCCAAAATACTCAGCCAATTCCTCTCCGGAGGTTCCAGAATTCTAATGGCAAAACACAAGCGCTGAATTCACacagacaaactcctctccagaggtgccagaatCCTAACACCGACACacatgtaaggctagtttcacatttgcatctatatgcgcagcatatcatctgcaaccgcaaacacatgcaaaaacgcatgctaacGCAGCATTTTTTTCCCGCAGCAGCTTACGCATAATGGCAAAAAAACACTGTGTGTGCATGCATTTGTAGGcattttttgcctgcgtttgcatcttttatgcgcatgcgttttaagtttttccaggagggcgtgtttcAATGTgtatgcatgcgttcccatagatatTAATACGTTTTTTTAACACACCCatccgcatgcctgcgcatatttgatgaatttttgacgcttccaaaaatgcaacatattgCGCTCGCAGGACCCCGCTGCATACCGAGAAAAGAGGCATGTGTAAGCAAACGCAggcgaacgcatgcaaacacatgtacagtacagaccaaaagtttggacacaccttcttatttaaagatttttctgtattttcatgactatgaaaattttacattcacactgaaggcatcaaaactatgaattaacacatgtggaattatatacttaacaaacaactgaaattatgtcttatattctaggttcttcaaagaagccaccttttgctttgatgactgctttgcacactcttggcattctcttgatgagcttcaagaggtagtcaccgggaatggtcttccaacaatcttgaaggagttcccagagatgcttagcacttgttggcccttttgccttcactctgtggtccagctcaccccaaactatcttgattgggttcaggtctggtgactgtggaggccaggtcatctagcgcagcaacccatcactctccttcttggtcaaatagcccttacacagcctggaggtgtgtttggggtcattgtcctgttgaaaaataaatgatggtccaactaaacgcaaaccggatggaatagcatgccgctgcaagatgctgtggtagtcatgctggttcagtatgccttcaattttgaataaatccccaacaatgtcaccagcaaagcacccccacaccatcacacctccacttccatgcttcacggtgggaaccatgcatgtagagtccatccgttcaccttttcagcgtcgcacaaagacacggtggttggaaccaaagatctcaaatttggactcatcagaccaaagcgcagatttccactggtctaatgtacattccttgtgttcttcagcccaaattgttgcctgtccttagcagtggtttcctagcagttattttaccatgaaggcctgctgcacaaagtctcctcttaacagttgttgtagagatgtgtcttctgctagaactctgtgtggcattgacctggtgtctaatctgagttgctgttaacctgcgatttctgaggctgatgactcagataaacttatcctcagaagcagaggtgacttttggtcttcttttccatgtgagccagtttctttgtagcgcttgatggtttttcgccactgcacttggggacactttcaaagtttgtccaatttttcagactgactgaccttaatttcttaaagtaatgatggccactcgtttctctttacttagctgcttttttcttgccttaatacaaattctaacagtctattcagtaggactatcagctgtgtatccaccagacttctgcacaacacaactgatggtcccaaccccatttataaggcaagaaatcccacttattaaacctgcttgggaacacctgtgaagtgaaaaccatttccggtgactacctcttgaagctcatcaagagaatgccaagagtgtgcaaagcagtcttcaaagtaaaaggtggctactttgaagaacctagaatataaaacatattttcagctgtttcacacttttttgttaagtatataatttcacgtgttaattcatagttttgatgccttcagtgtgaatgtacaattttcatagtcatgaaaatacagaaaaatctgtaaatgagaaggtgtgtccaaactgttggtctgtactgtacctgcaTCCAGAATGTAAAAGATATGAAAACACGATGCATGCAGATGTATGAGTCTGAAACGCTGCGGACATAACCACAAATGTGAAATTTCCGTTGGTCTGTCCATCTGCAAATAGAGCAGATTTTTATGGTCCATGAACCCCTGAAAGGGATGTCGAGCTCCCTCCATGAGatatctccactctgagaaagccaagtcatggccagtaactccctgtccccgatagtATAATTCTTCTCTGCCGGTGAGAAGgttttagagaaaaagaagcaaggctgTTTCAGACCGTGAGCATCTTTCTAATATAGGAGCTTGCACCGAtgaaagaggcatccacctccaggatGAAAGGCTTATCCACATCTGGCTGATGTAGCACAGGTTCCCTAGCGAAGTTGGAGTTCAAAGAAGCAAAGGCCTTAGAGACTTCCTCAGTCCATAACTTAgggttagctcccttcttggtgtggACTACCAAGGGAGATGCCAGAATAGAGAAtgaatgggggatgaactggcggtagtaGTTAATAaatcccataaaatgctgcaccgctttaagggaatgtGGATCCTGCCAGTTCAACACCGATTCCaccttagcaggatccatagccaaacccttcgctgagatgatatagccaaggaatggTAGAGACTCCtgctcaaagacacacttctctagtttggcatagagggagttggcGTGCAAGAGTTTGAAGACTCTGCAACATCTCTACGATGAGTATCCAGGTAGGGAGAAaaaataagaatgtcatccaagtagacgACTACAGGTGTGGATAACATCTCCTGAaaaatgtcattgacaaagtcctgGAAGACGGCGGGGGCGttacagagaccaaacggcattacCAAGTACTCCTAATGACCGTCCTGAGTATTAAAcactgtcttccattcgtcaccctctaGAATACGTATTAGATTATAGGTGCCTCGGAGATCTAATTTGGAAAATATCTTAGCACCTGCAGTATGTCAAAAAGCTCAGAGATAAGTGGCAAaggatatttatttttaatggggatgGCATTCAGACCCCTATATTCATTTCAAGGAcggagttccccgttcttcttctggatgaagaagaacccagccccagcagtagACACTGACTTCATAATAAATCCCCTCGCCAGATTCTCCTTTACATACTCTGACATCGCCTCAGTCTCATGAAGGGACAAAGGGTAAACACACCCGCAATGAGGCTCTGCCCCTGGAATGAGGTCTATCGGGCAATCATAAGGGTGATGGGGAGGAGGAGTCTCTGTGGCCTTCTTTGAAAAT is a window encoding:
- the LOC138662947 gene encoding oocyte zinc finger protein XlCOF6-like is translated as MCIQTSFNAPHDTVCLGSCCLALAAPDDCTRRSEGQLTSCIVISDDLEITQNTIEVNTITPDKPSSLHSKDLSSDSLILVPSSDSLPTTKENTSHKISIKKRTAPKAKKPFSHSEYGTSIPIEKSFLKHHKIPTAANRFSCSKCGRCFNQKSVFLMHQRIHTGEKQFSCSECGKCYIQKLNLVIHQRTHTGDKPFSCSQCGKYFNRKAHLDSHQRSHKGEKPYSCSQCGKCFNRKAHLDSHQRYHKEEKPLSCPECEKCFNQKSDLIMHQRIHTGEKPFLCIECGKCFKQKSYFVRHQKIHTGEKLFSCSECGKCFNCKEHLDNHHRIHTGEKPFSCSECGKCFNQKSTLVNHQKTHTGKKPFSCSECGKRFNQKSYLVRHHKIHTGEKPFSCLQCGKCFNRKAHLDNHHRTHTGEKPFSCLLCGKCFNRKEHVDNHQRTHKGKKPFSCSKCGKCFNQKSDLNKHQRTHTRKKPFSCSQCGKCFNRKAHLDNHQRTHTGVKSFSCS